In the genome of Streptomyces violaceoruber, the window CTCGGCCTCCAGGAGGTAGATCACCTCGAAGGCGGGACCGTTCTCCTCGGCCGCCGTCTCCGTGGCGCACTCCCCGGCGGGGGCGTGCGCGTCCGCGAGCCCCTCGCCGCCACGCTCCGCGCGCGCGTGCGGCACGGCGACCGGGCCGGGCACCCGGCCCGTGAACGTCTCCACCAGGGCCGCGAGGACCGTCACCAGGCCGTGGCCGCCCGCGTCGACCACTCCGGCGCGCTCCAGGGCGGGCAGCTGGCCCGGAGTGGCGGCGAGCGCCGCGCGGGCACCCTCGTAGGCGGCGCGGGCCACCTCGGCGCAGCCGCCCTCGGCCCCGTCGGCCGCGTCGGCGGCGGCCGAGGCGACGGTCAGGACGGTGCCCTCGACCGGGTGGGCGACGGCCTGCCGGGCGGACGCGGCGGCGTGCCGCAGGGCCCGACGCAGACCGGCACCCTCGGCGCGCCCGGAATCGCCCCCCGCGGTGAGCACCTGGGCCATGCCGCGCAGCAGCTGCGCGAGGATCGTGCCGGAGTTGCCCCGCGCGCCGATCAGCGCGCCGTGCGCCATGGCACCGACGGCGTCGGCCAGCGAGGGGCCGTCGCCCGCCCCGGGCGGCGCCTGGCCCGCCGCCCCCGGCGACAAGCTCGCGCCCCCCGGCGACTCGCTCGCGCCCCGCGCACCCGCGTCCAGCTCGTGTGCCGCGAAGACGGCCTCCACGGCCGCGGCCGCCGACTCGACGGTCAGGTAGAGGTTCGTGCCGGTGTCCCCGTCGGCGACGGGATAGACGTTGATCGCGTCGATCTCCTCGCGCGCCCGGCCCAGCGCGCGCAGCGACAGACCGCACCAGGTACGCACCGCCAGAGCGTCGAAGAACCTCTGCGGCACCTGCGCCACCTGCGCCTCCCTGAGCTGCGGACGTGGCAGGCAGCGTAGACCTTGGGGGGGCCGCCCACCGGAAGAGGGCCGGGACGGGGCCCTGAGCTGCCGTGGTAGTTTCGTTGTACGGGAGCAGCCGTTGTATGCTGCTCCGGTTGCCCGATCCCGATCGGGCCATCCCCCTGGCACCGCCACTCAGATCCCGGACCGTTCGCGATTCCGAGACCTTGATCCCGGCATGCCGGGATCAACCGTAAGTGCATCTGAAGTCTTTGGAGTGACCCGTGGCTGCCAACTGCGACGTCTGTGGCAAGGGGCCGGGCTTCGGCAACAACATCTCGCACTCGCACCGCCGTACGTCCCGTCGCTGGAACCCGAACATCCAGCGTGTGCGTACCGTGGTGAGCGGGACGCCGAAGCGCGTGAACGCTTGCACCTCGTGCATCAAGGCCGGCAAGGTCTCGCGCTGACGCGTCTCAGCTGAGCGCGCGGCCACTGCCTGGTCCGCTGTAGGGAGCCGGTCCACCTCGTGTGGACCGGCTTTTTGCCGTGCCCTCACTCCCCCAGCGCCCAGCCGTGGTCCACGGGTCCGATGCCGCCGCCGAGCGGGAACCCGGCGGTGATCGCCCCGGTGACGTACTCCTTGGCCGCCCGCACCGCCACCGGCACCGACTGCCCCTTCGCCAGCCCGCAGGCCACGGCGGAGGCGAGGGTGCAGCCCGTGCCGTGCGTGTGCCGGTTGTCGAGGCGGGGGGCGCGCAGCCAGTGCTCCTCGGAGCCGTCGGTGAGCAGGTCGACGGCGTCACCGGCCAGATGGCCGCCCTTGATCAGCGCCCAGCGCGGTCCGAACGCGAGGACGGCCGCCGCGGCCCGGCGCAGATCCGTTTCGTCGTCGACACGTACACCGGTGAGTTGGGCGACCTCGTCGAGGTTGGGCGTGGCGACGGTGGCGACCGGCAGGAGCCTGGTGCGGACCGACTCCAGGGCCGAGGAGGCGAGCAGCGCGTCCCCGTGCTTGGAGACGCCGACCGGGTCGACGACGGCGGGCGCGTCGGTGCCGGCCAGCAATTCGGCGACCGTCTCGACGAGTTCGGCGGAGGAGAGCATCCCGGTCTTGACCGCCTGCACGCCGATGTCGTCCACGACGCTGCGGTACTGGGCGCGCACCGCCTCCACGGGCAGTTCCCAGGCGCCCTGCACGCCGCGGGAGTTCTGCGCGGTGACCGCGGTGAGGACGCTCATGCCGTGGGTGCCGAGGGCGAGCATCGTCTTCAGGTCGGCCTGGATCCCGGCGCCGCCGCCGGAGTCGGAGCCCGCCACGGTGAGCACCAGCGGCGGGGTAACGGGTGGGGTCGGCGCGGTCACGACTCCACGTCCCCGCCGAAGTGGTCCCAGCCGCCCTTGCTGGTCCAGGGGGCACCGTCGACCGTCACCTGGGGCAGTGCGGAGGGGTTGAGGACCTCGCCGATGACCTTCCAGCGGGCGGGGAGCTTCACGTCCGGCGGGAAGGTCGCCACGATCGCGTGGTCCTCGCCCCCGGTGAGCACCCACTGCATGGGGTCGACGCCGACGGCCTGCCCGATGTCGTTCATCTGGGACGGGATGTCGATCTGTCCGGAGCGCACGTCGATCCGGACCTTGCTGGCCTCGGCGATGTGCCCCAGGTCGGCGATCAGTCCGTCGCTCACGTCGCACATGGCGGTGGCGCCCAGGCCCGCGGCGGCCGGACCCGCGTGGTAGGGCGGCTCGGGGCGGCGGTGGGCCTCGACGAAGGCGCGCGGCGAGCG includes:
- a CDS encoding DAK2 domain-containing protein, translating into MAQVPQRFFDALAVRTWCGLSLRALGRAREEIDAINVYPVADGDTGTNLYLTVESAAAAVEAVFAAHELDAGARGASESPGGASLSPGAAGQAPPGAGDGPSLADAVGAMAHGALIGARGNSGTILAQLLRGMAQVLTAGGDSGRAEGAGLRRALRHAAASARQAVAHPVEGTVLTVASAAADAADGAEGGCAEVARAAYEGARAALAATPGQLPALERAGVVDAGGHGLVTVLAALVETFTGRVPGPVAVPHARAERGGEGLADAHAPAGECATETAAEENGPAFEVIYLLEAEDAAVARLRQRLDALGDSLVVVGGDGLWNVHVHVDDAGAAVEAGVEAGRPYRIRITHFGHGDAHTTKAERPTRERAQRAVVAVVPGEGLAALYAEAGATTLLARPGEPPASGELVQAVRRAHAREVVLLPNDAELRHTAAAAAEQARTEGIRVALIPTRSAVQGIAALAVHEPERRFDEDVVAMTSAAGATRHAEVTVAEHQSWTTAGICQAGDVLGLIDGDVAVIGADVSQVAATVLDRMLSAGGELVTLVLGDAAPRAVADRLEARVREAYLAVDTVVYRGGRQGALLLVGVE
- the rpmB gene encoding 50S ribosomal protein L28 — translated: MAANCDVCGKGPGFGNNISHSHRRTSRRWNPNIQRVRTVVSGTPKRVNACTSCIKAGKVSR
- the thiD gene encoding bifunctional hydroxymethylpyrimidine kinase/phosphomethylpyrimidine kinase, which produces MTAPTPPVTPPLVLTVAGSDSGGGAGIQADLKTMLALGTHGMSVLTAVTAQNSRGVQGAWELPVEAVRAQYRSVVDDIGVQAVKTGMLSSAELVETVAELLAGTDAPAVVDPVGVSKHGDALLASSALESVRTRLLPVATVATPNLDEVAQLTGVRVDDETDLRRAAAAVLAFGPRWALIKGGHLAGDAVDLLTDGSEEHWLRAPRLDNRHTHGTGCTLASAVACGLAKGQSVPVAVRAAKEYVTGAITAGFPLGGGIGPVDHGWALGE